The Flexibacter flexilis DSM 6793 DNA segment CCGTAAAAGGCTGGCTCGTGCAGCGCAACCGCTGGATAACGGGAGCTTGCGAAGGCGGTTGGTATTATCAACTGTTGGTGTGTGGGTTGGCGGCACTTTACGTGGCGGTTTTTGCGTTATTTTGGTACGCACCTGTGCCGATGTTTCTTTTTTGGGTAACTAAATATTTTATCCAAAATCTTGTCATTATTGGGCTGCTGGGGCGTTTGCGGCAAAAACATTTGTGGCGTTGGGTTTGGTTTTACGAAATCTACGCTTTTGTTTTTACAGGAATGCTTTTTGCCTATCATTTTGGCAACCGCAAGGGCGTAGAATGGAAATCTCGCCAATATTAACCTGCATAAATAACTGATTTTAAGGCTTATATCATACGAATTGTCCCGATGCCAGAGGCCGAATTTGAGCCGCCTTCATGGAGAAAAATAACTAATTTTATGCGCTTTATTTCATAGAAAATATTGCTTAATTGATTTATATTCCGAACTTGCCCCAATAATTGGTATTATACTTTTTGTACTATTTTTTTAATAAACCAATGAAAATCAGACCTTTTATTTTGTATTTTGCGGTGGTTGTGGGCTTGCTGGCGGCTTGTTCGCGCAACACCATTGAGATTTCTAAGCGCAATTTTGAGCAAGAAATCGAACAGCAACAAAATTTGGTTTTTACGTTTAACCAAGACGTAGCCAAAGACTCATTGTTTAACCTCTGGGACACGACGCAATACGTGCATTTTGAGCCTGCCGTGCGTGGGCGTTTTCGCTGGACAGCCGCCAACGAACTAACTTTTTCTCCCGAAATTGGCTTTGCCGCTGGCACGGACTACAAGGCCACACTTACGCCGCTCATTAGCCAACTGACCACGTCCGAAGATGGCAAGTTGAGTGTAAGCAGTGAAACAATGGCATTTCATACGCCATATTTGAACCTGACGGGAACAGATATTTTTTGGAATAAAGCCGACGATGGCAAAATCGAACTGCGCTTTAACCTGCATTTCAACTACAAAGTAAATCCTGTGGAGGTGATGCGCCTTTTGAGCATCGAAATAGACGGTAAAAAGCTGGCCGCCACGCCCAAAAGTAGCGTAATTAGCGAAACGGTGGAGGTAGTCGTAAATCCCGCCAACGCGCAGGACATCGACGAAAAAGCCATCAAAATTAGCGTAGAAAAAGGCCTGAAATGTATAGAAAGTGGCCACGTGAGCAACGAACCCATCACGCTGGAAACGACAGTGCCGTCGCGTGCCGACTTGAGCATTATGCAAGTAGAAGCTCAATACGAAGGTGAGCAAGGTTATTTGCATATCGTTGCCAATCAGGGACTTGACGTGCGAAACGCTGCCCAATATATTCAATTTGAGCCAGCCGTAAAATTCACAGTTGAGGCGTTGGAATATGGTTTTAATATCAAAGGCAATTTTAATTCGGCTATCAATTACGAACTTACCATTTCGGAAGGTTTGCGCGGAATTTTTGGCGGCACTTTGCGCAAAGAATTGCAACAAATGGTTGTGTTTGGTCAGCCCGAACCCGCCATTAATTTCACGGAAGCCAAAGCCATTTATTTGAGTTCGAAGGGCGAGAAAAATGTAGCTGTGAGCATTGTTAATGTTCCAAAAGTCAATATTCTTTTATACAAAATTTACGAAAATAACATTTTGCAGCACCTGCGCAACACGGGGCTTTTGTATGGCGGAACAGAATATTTTGATGGCTACGGTAGCTTTGAAGATTACGGCGATTTGGTGATGAGTCGCGAAGTGGCTACCAAATCCCTGAAAAAAGATGCAAACGGTCGTTATTTGGTGAACTTGGATTTTGCCGACAACAACAATTTCAAAGGAATTTATGTGCTAAAAGTGCAAGACACCGAAAACCAATACAATGGCGCACAACGCACGATGGCCGTTTCGGACGTGGGTTTGATTGCCCGCGAAACGGATAATCGCATTGTGGTTTTTGCAAATTCCTTGCTGACGGCCAAACCATTGAAAGAAGCTGAAATTACGCTTGTCAGCACCAACAACCAACAAGTTTATAAGGTCAAAACCGACGAAAATGGTATGGCAGTGTTTGATAACATTCGCCGCAAGGCCGCAGGTTTCCGCACGCAAATGCTTACGGCGCGTTACGAAAACGAGTTCACGTACATGCACTTGCAACAAACGGCTACCGACAAATCGCGCTACGAAGTGGACGGAATGTACGAGAATGCTTCTGGTTATCAAGCTTATATCTACGGCGACCGCGACATTTATCGCCCATCGGAAACCATGCACTTCAACGTGATTTTGAGAAATGAAAAATGGCTTGCGCCCGAAAAATTGCCTGTGAAGTTTAAAGTAACCTTGCCCAATGGCCGCGAAATGCTCACGCAACGCGCCCAACTCAACGCGCAAGGCGCATTTACGGCAGACGTGAAATTGCCAGATGCCGCCGTAACGGGTACTTATAACGTGGAAGTGCTGACAGGCAACGACGTAATTCTTAACTCACAGGCTATCAGCGTGGAAGAGTTTATGCCCGACCGCATTCGCGTAAACGTGGTGGCCGACAAAGAAACGGTACGCCCCGCCGAAACTTTCAGTATTAAGGCCACAGCCGCCAATCTGTTCGGGACGAATGCCGCAGGCCGCAACTACCAAACGGAACTGACTTTTAGCCGCGAAAATTTTGCCCCAAAAGGCTACGAAGATTATAAATTTAACATCGAAGGGCTGGACAACATGACTTTTGCGTCGCAATACCACGAAGGTAAAACCGACGACAATGGCGAGTTTGAACAGTCGTTCAGTGTACCAGCCGAATTTGAGGCCAGTGGCTTGCTCAAAGGTCGCATTTACACGACGGTTTTTGATGAAAATGGCCGCCCTGTAAATCGCATTACGCAAGTGTCCGTGCCGACGCAAAACGTTTTTGCTGGTATCAAATATTTTGATAGCTACGTGGACGTAAACAAATCGTTGCTGGTGCCTATCGTTGCCCTGAACGAAAAAGGCAAAGGCGTAAGCACAACGCTCAACGTGGCCGTAATCAAATACGAATGGTATTCGGTGGCGCAAGAAAGTTATTCGGGTTCAGGCTTCCGCTACGTTTCGCAACGCAAAGAAAAAGTAATGTTATCGCGTAGCATGGCCGTAAATGGTGGCGGTAGCACGTCGTTTGCTTACGTTCCTGCCAGTTCGGGCGAATACGAAATTCGGGTGTACGCAGGCGACTGGAACAGATACGTGGCGCAGTCGTTTTATGCTTACGGCTTTGGCTACACCAGCAACACTTCTTTTGAGGTAAATAAAGAAGGTAACATTGATATTGCTTTTGATAAAGAAAGTTACAAAATCGGTGAAAAAGCAGACATTTTGTTCAAAACGCCATTTGCGGGCAAAATGTTAGTAACCGTAGAGCGCAACCAAATGTATGAGCATTTTTGGTTGGAAACCGACAAAAAATCGGCTAAACTCTCGCTTCCTATCGAAGAAAAACATTTGCCAAATATCTATGTTACAGCGACTTTGTTCCGACCTGTGGACGATGGCTCTATGCCTATCACGGTAGGGCATGGCTTTAAGTCGGTGCGCGTAACCGACCCCGAAACGGAGTTGCCTGTGAGCATTGAGGCGGTGGCGCAAGCCAAATCGAACAGCCGCCAGAAAATTACGGTCAAAACCGAAAGCGGCGGCGAACCTGTGGAAGTAACTATCGCTGTGGTGGACGAAGGTATTTTGCAATTGAAAAATTATAAATCGCCGAATCCGCACGATTTCTTTTTCCGTAAACGCGCCTTGCAAGTAAACAGTTACGATATGTACGCGGTGGTTTTCCCTGAGCTAAAAGCGCACAAAAACAGCAAAGTGGGCGGCGACGGTTACGACCTTTCGCGCCGCGTAAACCCACTGACCAACAAGCGTGTAAAACTCATGGCTTACTGGAGTGGCCAACTCAAAACCAATTCGGACGGCGAAGCCTCATACACGATAGACATACCGCATTTTTCGGGTGAGTTGCGTGTGATGGCCGTGGCGTACAGAGGTAGAGCTTTTGGCGCAGCCGAAAAACCGATGAAAGTGGCCGACGATTTGGTATTGTCTTCGTCGTTGCCGCGTTTCTTGAGTCCAGCCGACGAAGCGGTAGTTCCCGTAACATTGAGCAACACCACCAAACGCAGCCTCAATGTGGCCGTGTCTTTGGCGGCCAGTGGCGCGGTGCAAGCCGACGGCGAAACCGCTCAAACCGTTGGTATTGAACCAAATAGCGAAAAGCAAGTTTTCTTTAAAGTAAAAGCAGCCAACCAAGTAGGCCAAGCCAACGTACAAGTAACGGCACGCGCCGCAGGTCAGACTTTTACCGAAAAAACAGATATTACGGTAAGGCCTTCGGCTTCGCTGAACAAAAAGAATTTTTCGGGTGTGTTGGCCGCAGGCAGCAATGCTAATTTAGATTTTGGAACAGATTATTTGCCTAATTCGGGCGCGGGTTCGTTGCTGGTGAGTGCTTCGCCTTTGGTGCAATTCTCCGAAAACCTCAACAGTTTGTTGCAATATCCGTATGGCTGTGCCGAACAAACCGTTTCGGCGGCGTTTCCGCAGATTTATTTCCAAGAAATAGCCAAGACTTTGTATAAGAAAAATCCGAAACAATACGCGGCCATGCCGAGCAGCAACCCGAACTACAACGTACAAGAAGCCATCAATAAACTGCAAAATATGCAGCTTTACGACGGCGGCATTAGTTACTGGTCGGGTGGTGAGCAGTCGCAATGGTGGGCTTCGGCGTATGCGGCGCATTTCTTGATAGAAGCCCGAAACGCTGGTTTTGAGGTGAATACAAGCACTTTAGACAAACTTTTGAGCTATTTGGGACAAAAAGCCAAAGCCAAAGAATTGGAGAAATACAGCTATTATACGGAAAGCAACCAACGCATTATCAAAAATATTGCGCCAAAAGAAATTGCGTACTCGCTGTACGTGTTGGCGTTGGCAGGCCGCCCCGACGTGCCGACCATGAACTATTACAAAGCCAACAAAGCACTTTTGGCCATCGACAGCAAATATTTGTTGGGCGCGGCTTACTTGCTGGCTTCCGACCAAATCTCTTACAAAACGGCCTTGCCTTCGGCTTTCGTGGGTGAACGTTCGGTGGCTGCCAACGGCGGAAGTTTCTACTCGTTTGTACGCGATGAAGCGATTTCGTTGAGCTGTTTGGTAGATGTGGACGCAAATAATCCGCAAATCCCGATGATGGCCAGACATTTGGCCGTCGAACTCAAACGCGACCCGTATTTGTCCACACAAGAAAATGCTTTCGCGTTGTTGGCCTTGGGCAAATTGGCCAAAAAAGCCGCCAACAGCAAAGCAACCGCCAGCGTAAACGCCAACGGAAAAACCTTAGGTAATTTTGCGGGTTCGGATTTGTGGTTGGATAAAGGTGTTTTGGGTAAAATGCTTAATATCAGCACATCAGGCAAAGGGCAAGTGTATTATTTTGGAGAAATGTCGGGTATTCCTGCATCGGGACAAGTGAAAGAAGAAGACAGTTATTTGCGCGTGCGCCGCAGTTTTTACGACCGCAACGGCAATGTGCTTTCGGGCAATACTTTCCGCCAAAACGATTTGATTGTGGTAAAAATCACGGTGAGTACTACGGATAGAAGTCGTGTAGAAAACATTGTATTGACGGATATGTTACCAGCAGGTTTTGAGGTAGAAAACTCGCGTTTGAGCACTTCTACGGAATTGGCTTGGGTAACAAATGCTTCTATTCCTGACCATCTGGACATCAGAGACGACCGCGTAAATATTTTCACGGATGCCTACGGCTCAGAACGCACTTATTACTATGTGGTGCGTGCCGTTTCGCGTGGCAAATTTGCGCTGGGTGCGGTGAGTGCCGATGCCATGTATGACGGCGAATATCATTCGTACAATGGTGCGGGTACTATCGAGATTGTAGAACGCGAGGCGATGCCTTAACCAAAATATTTCGTTTGATAAATAACAAAAAGCGTAGGTCGTTCGGAGGCCTACGCTTTTTTGTTTGTATTAGAAAAATTGCCTAAAACTTATTGGGCTTTACTTTTGGAGGCCAACCATTTTCGGACAGGAATATCATACAATTTTAGACAAGCGTAAGCAATTGTAATGGATGCCAATAGCACTAATATTCCCACTGGCCAAGCATCTTGAATCGACAATTTGTTGTCCACCACCCACGCCGAGAAAATATAAATAAGTGGATAGTGGGTAATGTAAATAGGGTAAGAAATATCGCCTAAAAATTGAGAAATAGACCGTTGCCAACCACTTTCTATTGTGCCATTCGCTCCAATGTAAATGATGAGTGGAAAAATAAAAATAATGACAAAAGCCTCGTACAGACCATTTTGCCAAACATTTTCTACTTGCCCGATTCTTGGCAGCGCAAGCACCAATAAAAGTAACACACCACTCCATACAAACGCGTTACGGATTTGGTGAGGTTTGAAATATCTTGAAAGAAGCAAGCCCGCAAAAAAAGGAAACAACAAACGCGTAAGTCCTACATGTATTTGCGTTGGATCTAAAGCCCAGCCGCCGATTACATCGCCATTGGGACTGGTGACTGTCAGGTGAACAAGTGCGCAAGCGGCCAAAAAAGTTAAGACTATTAGCCATTTGGTAGCGGTTTTGCGAAGAACGAAAGCATACAAAATATTGGCTACGTATTCATAAAACAGCGACCACGCAGGGCCGTTGAGCGGGTGCATTTCTGTCCAGCCGCGTATGTCCAGCGACA contains these protein-coding regions:
- a CDS encoding alpha-2-macroglobulin family protein, with protein sequence MKIRPFILYFAVVVGLLAACSRNTIEISKRNFEQEIEQQQNLVFTFNQDVAKDSLFNLWDTTQYVHFEPAVRGRFRWTAANELTFSPEIGFAAGTDYKATLTPLISQLTTSEDGKLSVSSETMAFHTPYLNLTGTDIFWNKADDGKIELRFNLHFNYKVNPVEVMRLLSIEIDGKKLAATPKSSVISETVEVVVNPANAQDIDEKAIKISVEKGLKCIESGHVSNEPITLETTVPSRADLSIMQVEAQYEGEQGYLHIVANQGLDVRNAAQYIQFEPAVKFTVEALEYGFNIKGNFNSAINYELTISEGLRGIFGGTLRKELQQMVVFGQPEPAINFTEAKAIYLSSKGEKNVAVSIVNVPKVNILLYKIYENNILQHLRNTGLLYGGTEYFDGYGSFEDYGDLVMSREVATKSLKKDANGRYLVNLDFADNNNFKGIYVLKVQDTENQYNGAQRTMAVSDVGLIARETDNRIVVFANSLLTAKPLKEAEITLVSTNNQQVYKVKTDENGMAVFDNIRRKAAGFRTQMLTARYENEFTYMHLQQTATDKSRYEVDGMYENASGYQAYIYGDRDIYRPSETMHFNVILRNEKWLAPEKLPVKFKVTLPNGREMLTQRAQLNAQGAFTADVKLPDAAVTGTYNVEVLTGNDVILNSQAISVEEFMPDRIRVNVVADKETVRPAETFSIKATAANLFGTNAAGRNYQTELTFSRENFAPKGYEDYKFNIEGLDNMTFASQYHEGKTDDNGEFEQSFSVPAEFEASGLLKGRIYTTVFDENGRPVNRITQVSVPTQNVFAGIKYFDSYVDVNKSLLVPIVALNEKGKGVSTTLNVAVIKYEWYSVAQESYSGSGFRYVSQRKEKVMLSRSMAVNGGGSTSFAYVPASSGEYEIRVYAGDWNRYVAQSFYAYGFGYTSNTSFEVNKEGNIDIAFDKESYKIGEKADILFKTPFAGKMLVTVERNQMYEHFWLETDKKSAKLSLPIEEKHLPNIYVTATLFRPVDDGSMPITVGHGFKSVRVTDPETELPVSIEAVAQAKSNSRQKITVKTESGGEPVEVTIAVVDEGILQLKNYKSPNPHDFFFRKRALQVNSYDMYAVVFPELKAHKNSKVGGDGYDLSRRVNPLTNKRVKLMAYWSGQLKTNSDGEASYTIDIPHFSGELRVMAVAYRGRAFGAAEKPMKVADDLVLSSSLPRFLSPADEAVVPVTLSNTTKRSLNVAVSLAASGAVQADGETAQTVGIEPNSEKQVFFKVKAANQVGQANVQVTARAAGQTFTEKTDITVRPSASLNKKNFSGVLAAGSNANLDFGTDYLPNSGAGSLLVSASPLVQFSENLNSLLQYPYGCAEQTVSAAFPQIYFQEIAKTLYKKNPKQYAAMPSSNPNYNVQEAINKLQNMQLYDGGISYWSGGEQSQWWASAYAAHFLIEARNAGFEVNTSTLDKLLSYLGQKAKAKELEKYSYYTESNQRIIKNIAPKEIAYSLYVLALAGRPDVPTMNYYKANKALLAIDSKYLLGAAYLLASDQISYKTALPSAFVGERSVAANGGSFYSFVRDEAISLSCLVDVDANNPQIPMMARHLAVELKRDPYLSTQENAFALLALGKLAKKAANSKATASVNANGKTLGNFAGSDLWLDKGVLGKMLNISTSGKGQVYYFGEMSGIPASGQVKEEDSYLRVRRSFYDRNGNVLSGNTFRQNDLIVVKITVSTTDRSRVENIVLTDMLPAGFEVENSRLSTSTELAWVTNASIPDHLDIRDDRVNIFTDAYGSERTYYYVVRAVSRGKFALGAVSADAMYDGEYHSYNGAGTIEIVEREAMP
- a CDS encoding acyltransferase family protein; translation: MNSSNIFSDSKNHYEILDGLRGIAAITVVIFHIFEIFSGGNHALQIINHGYLAVDFFFLLSGFVIGHAYDDRWQKMTLREFFKRRLIRLHPMIVVGMIIGAIGFYFSASPVLFPLISSVPVWKLLLIMLIGFTLIPVPLSLDIRGWTEMHPLNGPAWSLFYEYVANILYAFVLRKTATKWLIVLTFLAACALVHLTVTSPNGDVIGGWALDPTQIHVGLTRLLFPFFAGLLLSRYFKPHQIRNAFVWSGVLLLLVLALPRIGQVENVWQNGLYEAFVIIFIFPLIIYIGANGTIESGWQRSISQFLGDISYPIYITHYPLIYIFSAWVVDNKLSIQDAWPVGILVLLASITIAYACLKLYDIPVRKWLASKSKAQ